From a single Micromonospora carbonacea genomic region:
- a CDS encoding bifunctional riboflavin kinase/FAD synthetase yields MQRWRGYDATPDGWGSSVVTIGVFDGVHRGHQATIGHTVARARELGVRSVVVTFDPHPAEVVRPGSHPAVLTELTRKADLIEALGVDVLCVVPFTPEFSRLPADAFVHDILVEHLHATLVVVGQNFRFGHRAAGDVALLEELGRTFGFAVEDAPLVAEDDTVFSSTYIRARVDAGEVAAAAAVLGRPHRLEGVVVLGDQRGRELGFPTANLLCHPHAAVPADGVYAGWFLRKEGRERLPAAISVGTNPTFSGRERRVEAHVLDFSGDLYGERVALDFTEHVRGQVRFDGVEPLIAQMNVDVARIRRMLGIL; encoded by the coding sequence ATGCAGCGGTGGCGGGGGTACGACGCCACGCCCGACGGCTGGGGCAGTTCGGTCGTCACCATCGGCGTCTTCGACGGCGTGCACAGGGGCCACCAGGCGACGATCGGGCACACCGTGGCCCGCGCCCGCGAGCTGGGGGTGCGGTCGGTGGTGGTGACCTTCGACCCCCATCCGGCCGAGGTGGTCCGCCCCGGCTCGCACCCGGCGGTGCTCACCGAGCTGACCCGCAAGGCCGATCTGATCGAGGCGCTGGGCGTGGACGTGCTCTGCGTGGTGCCGTTCACGCCGGAGTTCTCCCGGCTGCCCGCCGACGCGTTCGTGCACGACATCCTGGTCGAGCACCTGCACGCCACCCTCGTGGTGGTGGGGCAGAACTTCCGGTTCGGGCACCGGGCGGCCGGCGACGTGGCGCTGCTGGAGGAGCTCGGCCGGACGTTCGGCTTCGCCGTCGAGGACGCGCCGCTGGTGGCGGAGGACGACACCGTCTTCTCGTCCACCTACATCCGGGCCCGGGTCGACGCCGGTGAGGTCGCCGCGGCGGCGGCCGTGCTCGGCCGTCCGCACCGGCTGGAGGGGGTCGTGGTCCTGGGCGACCAGCGCGGCCGGGAGCTGGGCTTCCCGACGGCGAACCTGCTCTGCCACCCGCACGCGGCGGTGCCCGCCGACGGCGTCTACGCCGGCTGGTTCCTGCGTAAGGAGGGCCGAGAGCGGCTGCCCGCCGCGATCTCGGTGGGCACCAACCCGACGTTCTCCGGCCGGGAGCGGCGGGTCGAGGCGCACGTGCTGGACTTCTCCGGCGACCTCTACGGCGAGCGGGTGGCCCTGGACTTCACCGAGCACGTGCGCGGCCAGGTGCGGTTCGACGGGGTGGAGCCGCTGATCGCCCAGATGAACGTCGACGTGGCGCGGATCCGCCGGATGCTGGGCATCCTCTGA
- the rbfA gene encoding 30S ribosome-binding factor RbfA, with protein sequence MTDPAKVRRHAERIRELVASVVRSQIKDPRLGMITITDARITADLRDATVFYTVLGDSAAQASTAAALESAKGMLRSTVGKALGLRHSPSLTFVLDDVQDQVKQIDDLLAAARHADAEVQRLAAQAKYAGDAQPYRLDEDSDDDEADDVAGSAADSDAPRGADRP encoded by the coding sequence ATGACGGATCCGGCCAAGGTACGCCGGCACGCGGAGCGCATTCGCGAACTGGTCGCGTCGGTGGTGCGGAGTCAGATCAAGGACCCGCGCCTCGGCATGATCACCATCACCGACGCCCGGATCACCGCCGATCTGCGCGACGCCACGGTGTTCTACACCGTCCTCGGTGACTCGGCTGCCCAGGCCAGCACGGCGGCGGCGCTGGAGAGCGCCAAGGGGATGCTGCGCAGCACGGTCGGCAAGGCCCTCGGGCTGCGCCACTCGCCGAGCCTGACCTTCGTCCTCGACGACGTGCAGGACCAGGTCAAGCAGATCGACGACCTGCTCGCGGCGGCCCGCCACGCCGACGCCGAGGTGCAGCGCCTCGCCGCCCAGGCCAAGTACGCGGGCGACGCCCAGCCGTACCGGCTCGACGAGGACTCCGACGACGACGAGGCCGACGACGTCGCGGGCTCCGCCGCCGACTCCGACGCACCACGCGGCGCGGACCGGCCGTGA
- the truB gene encoding tRNA pseudouridine(55) synthase TruB, with protein MSADGLIVVDKPGGMTSHDVVARVRRLARTRRVGHGGTLDPMATGVLVIGVGRATRLLTYVIGAGKSYTATVRLGQATVTDDAEGDVIAVTPADAVADEAIRAAFAALTGDIDQVPSAVSAIKINGERAYKRVRDGESVDLPARRVTVSRLDVLAVRRDTPGVVDVDIDVTCSSGTYIRALARDAGLALAVGGHLTALRRTAVGGFALGEAATLDELERRAPEVVNLPLDAAADRFFPRREATADEAKVLSHGGPLDPVGIAGPYAVFGPSGALIAIVSERDGRARAEIVLAPA; from the coding sequence GTGAGCGCAGACGGTCTGATCGTGGTCGACAAGCCCGGCGGCATGACGTCGCACGACGTGGTGGCGCGGGTCCGTCGCCTGGCGCGCACCCGGCGGGTCGGGCACGGCGGCACCCTCGACCCGATGGCCACCGGCGTGCTGGTGATCGGGGTGGGCCGGGCCACCCGGCTGTTGACGTACGTCATCGGCGCCGGCAAGAGCTACACCGCCACCGTGCGGCTCGGGCAGGCCACCGTGACCGACGACGCCGAGGGGGACGTGATCGCCGTCACGCCGGCCGACGCCGTCGCCGACGAGGCGATCCGGGCGGCGTTCGCCGCGCTCACCGGCGACATCGACCAGGTGCCGAGCGCGGTGAGCGCCATCAAGATCAACGGCGAGCGGGCGTACAAGCGGGTGCGCGACGGCGAGAGCGTCGACCTGCCCGCCCGCCGGGTCACCGTCAGCCGCCTCGACGTGCTGGCCGTCCGCCGGGACACGCCCGGCGTGGTGGACGTGGACATCGACGTGACCTGCTCGTCCGGCACGTACATCCGGGCGCTGGCCCGGGACGCGGGCCTGGCGCTGGCGGTCGGCGGCCACCTCACCGCGCTGCGCCGCACGGCCGTCGGCGGCTTCGCCCTCGGCGAGGCCGCGACCCTCGACGAGCTGGAGCGGCGCGCCCCCGAGGTGGTCAACCTCCCCCTCGACGCGGCGGCCGACCGGTTCTTCCCGCGCCGGGAGGCCACCGCCGACGAGGCGAAGGTGCTCTCCCACGGCGGCCCGCTCGACCCGGTCGGGATCGCGGGGCCGTACGCCGTCTTCGGCCCCTCCGGCGCTCTGATCGCTATCGTCAGCGAGCGGGACGGTCGGGCGCGCGCGGAGATCGTGCTCGCCCCGGCGTGA
- the dapB gene encoding 4-hydroxy-tetrahydrodipicolinate reductase encodes MTDEQGKGPQGPIRVAVLGARGRMGVEVCRAVEAAADLELVAAIDQGDDRSAAAGAEVAVDFTTPDVVLDNLRWCVEAGVHAVVGTTGFTGRRLDQVRDWLAARPEVGVVIAPNFGIGAVLMMQFAERAARHFESVEIIEQHHPRKLDAPSGTATHTARRIAQARAEAGLGPAPDATKDEVPGARGADIDGVRVHAVRATGLVAHQEVLFGTAGETLTIRHDSYDRASFMPGVLLAVRAVRTRPGLTIGLDPLLD; translated from the coding sequence GTGACTGACGAGCAGGGGAAGGGCCCGCAGGGGCCGATCCGGGTCGCCGTGCTGGGTGCCCGGGGCCGGATGGGCGTCGAGGTGTGCCGGGCCGTCGAGGCGGCCGCCGACCTGGAGCTGGTGGCGGCGATCGACCAGGGCGACGACCGGTCCGCCGCCGCCGGCGCCGAGGTTGCCGTCGACTTCACCACCCCCGACGTCGTGCTGGACAACCTGCGCTGGTGCGTCGAGGCGGGCGTGCACGCCGTGGTCGGCACCACCGGCTTCACCGGGCGGCGGCTCGACCAGGTGCGCGACTGGCTGGCCGCCCGGCCGGAGGTCGGCGTGGTGATCGCCCCCAACTTCGGCATCGGCGCGGTGCTGATGATGCAGTTCGCGGAGCGGGCGGCCCGCCACTTCGAGTCCGTCGAGATCATCGAGCAGCACCACCCGCGCAAGCTGGACGCTCCCAGCGGCACCGCCACCCACACCGCCCGCCGGATCGCGCAGGCCCGCGCCGAGGCCGGCCTGGGCCCGGCCCCGGACGCCACGAAGGACGAGGTGCCGGGGGCGCGGGGGGCCGACATCGACGGGGTACGCGTGCACGCCGTCCGCGCCACCGGCCTGGTCGCGCACCAGGAGGTGCTGTTCGGCACGGCCGGCGAGACGCTGACCATCCGGCACGACTCGTACGACCGGGCGTCGTTCATGCCGGGCGTGCTGCTGGCGGTGCGCGCGGTGCGTACCCGTCCGGGCCTGACCATCGGCCTGGACCCGCTGCTCGACTGA
- a CDS encoding polyribonucleotide nucleotidyltransferase, with the protein MTEHNLGTESRTAVIDNGSFGTREITFSTGRLARQAAGSVVAQLGETVVLSATTAGKQPKEQFDFFPLTVDVEERMYAAGRIPGSFFRREGRPSEDAILTCRLIDRPLRPSFVKGLRNEVQVVETVLALDPQHPYDVVAINAASMSTKLSGLPFSGPIGATRVAHVDGQWVAFPTLEELARATFDMVVAGRTLADGEVAIMMVEAEATPHAVTLIAGGATAPTEEVVASGLEAAKPAIRELCRAQSELAEVAAKPVAEFPVFLDYQPDVYDAVADVARAEVAEALKIAGKADREEALDRIKAKVAEELGARFEGREKELSAAFRSLTKSEVRNRVLREQVRIDGRGPRDIRPLTAEVGVLPRVHGSALFERGETQILGVTTLNMLRMEQMVDTLSPENRKRYMHNYNFPPYSTGETGRVGSPKRREIGHGALAERALIPVLPSREEFPYAIRQVSEALGSNGSTSMGSVCASTLGLLSAGVPLKAPVAGIAMGLISDEVEGKTRYVTLTDILGAEDAFGDMDFKVAGTPEFVTALQLDTKLDGIPSDVLAAALQQAYEARQTILDVMQRAIEAPAEMSEYAPRVTTVKIPVDKIGMVIGPKGQTINAIQDETGAEISIEDDGTIYVGATNGPSAQAAVDRINGIANPTLPKAGERFLGTVVKTAAFGAFISLLPGRDGLLHISKVGDGKRVDKVEDFLNVGDKVEVEIADIDARGKIYLDKVRPEGAEAPAATGEVAGDERPAGRGGDRGPRDRGDRERGDRGGRGPGGGERGQGGGEGGEGGERPRRRTRHS; encoded by the coding sequence ATGACCGAGCACAACCTCGGCACCGAGTCCCGCACCGCCGTGATCGATAACGGGTCCTTCGGCACCCGTGAGATCACCTTCTCCACCGGCCGGCTGGCCCGCCAGGCCGCCGGCTCCGTCGTCGCCCAGCTCGGCGAGACGGTCGTCCTGTCCGCCACCACCGCCGGCAAGCAGCCGAAGGAGCAGTTCGACTTCTTCCCGCTGACCGTCGACGTCGAGGAGCGGATGTACGCCGCGGGCCGGATCCCCGGCTCGTTCTTCCGCCGCGAGGGCCGGCCCAGCGAGGACGCGATCCTCACCTGCCGGCTGATCGACCGGCCGCTGCGCCCGTCGTTCGTCAAGGGCCTGCGCAACGAGGTCCAGGTCGTCGAGACCGTCCTCGCGCTCGACCCGCAGCACCCGTACGACGTGGTCGCGATCAACGCCGCGTCGATGTCGACCAAGCTCTCCGGCCTGCCGTTCTCCGGCCCGATCGGGGCGACCCGGGTCGCGCACGTGGACGGCCAGTGGGTGGCCTTCCCGACCCTGGAGGAGCTGGCCCGGGCCACCTTCGACATGGTCGTGGCCGGCCGCACCCTCGCCGACGGCGAGGTCGCGATCATGATGGTCGAGGCCGAGGCGACCCCGCACGCCGTGACCCTGATCGCGGGCGGCGCCACCGCGCCGACCGAGGAGGTCGTCGCCAGCGGCCTGGAGGCCGCCAAGCCGGCCATCCGCGAGCTGTGCCGCGCGCAGAGCGAGCTGGCCGAGGTGGCCGCCAAGCCGGTCGCCGAGTTCCCGGTCTTCCTCGACTACCAGCCCGACGTCTACGACGCGGTGGCCGACGTGGCCCGCGCCGAGGTGGCCGAGGCCCTCAAGATCGCCGGCAAGGCCGACCGCGAGGAGGCCCTGGACCGGATCAAGGCCAAGGTCGCCGAGGAGCTGGGCGCCCGCTTCGAGGGCCGGGAGAAGGAGCTGTCCGCCGCCTTCCGGTCGCTGACCAAGTCCGAGGTCCGCAACCGGGTGCTGCGCGAGCAGGTCCGGATCGACGGCCGGGGCCCGCGCGACATCCGCCCGCTGACCGCCGAGGTCGGCGTCCTGCCCCGCGTGCACGGCTCGGCGCTGTTCGAGCGCGGCGAGACCCAGATCCTGGGCGTGACCACCCTCAACATGCTGCGCATGGAGCAGATGGTGGACACCCTCTCGCCGGAGAACCGCAAGCGCTACATGCACAACTACAACTTCCCGCCGTACTCGACCGGTGAGACCGGCCGGGTCGGCTCGCCGAAGCGGCGCGAGATCGGCCACGGCGCGCTCGCCGAGCGGGCGCTGATCCCGGTGCTGCCCTCGCGCGAGGAGTTCCCGTACGCCATCCGGCAGGTCTCGGAGGCGCTCGGCTCCAACGGCTCCACCTCGATGGGCTCGGTCTGCGCCTCGACGCTGGGCCTGCTCTCGGCCGGTGTGCCGCTGAAGGCGCCGGTGGCCGGCATCGCCATGGGCCTCATCTCCGACGAGGTCGAGGGCAAGACGCGGTACGTGACGCTCACCGACATCCTCGGCGCCGAGGACGCGTTCGGCGACATGGACTTCAAGGTCGCCGGCACGCCGGAGTTCGTCACCGCCCTCCAGCTCGACACCAAGCTCGACGGCATCCCGTCGGACGTGCTGGCCGCCGCGCTCCAGCAGGCGTACGAGGCCCGGCAGACCATCCTCGACGTGATGCAGCGGGCCATCGAGGCTCCGGCCGAGATGTCGGAGTACGCGCCGCGGGTCACCACCGTGAAGATCCCGGTCGACAAGATCGGCATGGTGATCGGCCCGAAGGGGCAGACGATCAACGCCATCCAGGACGAGACCGGCGCCGAGATCTCCATCGAGGACGACGGCACCATCTACGTCGGCGCGACCAACGGCCCGTCGGCCCAGGCCGCCGTCGACCGGATCAACGGGATCGCCAACCCGACCCTGCCGAAGGCGGGGGAGCGGTTCCTCGGCACGGTGGTCAAGACCGCCGCGTTCGGCGCGTTCATCTCGCTGCTGCCGGGCCGCGACGGCCTGCTGCACATCTCCAAGGTGGGCGACGGCAAGCGAGTCGACAAGGTCGAGGACTTCCTCAACGTCGGCGACAAGGTCGAGGTGGAGATCGCGGACATCGACGCCCGCGGCAAGATCTACCTGGACAAGGTCCGCCCGGAGGGCGCCGAGGCGCCGGCCGCCACCGGCGAGGTCGCCGGCGACGAGCGCCCGGCCGGCCGGGGCGGCGACCGGGGTCCGCGTGACCGCGGGGACCGCGAGCGCGGCGACCGGGGCGGTCGTGGCCCGGGCGGCGGCGAGCGCGGCCAGGGCGGCGGCGAGGGTGGCGAGGGCGGCGAGCGTCCGCGCCGCCGGACCCGGCACAGCTGA
- a CDS encoding M16 family metallopeptidase, protein MAPSGAVRHAAGGQPGRAGGSARAVTRTLSDDPLGGTVRRTVLPSGLRVLTEAIPAMRSVSFGIWVSVGSRDETGPQAGAAHFLEHLLFKGTHKRTALEISAEIEAVGGETNAFTTKEYTCYYARVLDEDLPLAIDVMCDAVADSLLEPADVETERGVILEEIAMHDDEPGDEVHDLFTRVVYGDHPLGRLISGTEETVTPMTRRQIQDFYRRHYTAPQIVVAAAGNLDHAVVVRLVREALAGTPLDTDPAAPAPHRPATPVVRVQPAATLVEPKETEQAHVVLGCPGIDRVDGRRFALGVLNNVLGGGMSSRLFQEIRERRGLAYSVYSYASQYADSGVFAVYAGCAPGKVDEVLELTRAELRRVAADGLTEAEVARGKGMSKGSFVLGLEDTGSRMSRLAKGELLYGDLMPVDELLARVDAVTVADVNTLAAELLTQPMSLAVVGPFGERDFSA, encoded by the coding sequence GTGGCCCCGTCCGGGGCCGTCCGGCACGCCGCCGGGGGGCAGCCCGGGCGGGCCGGCGGGTCGGCCCGCGCGGTCACCCGGACGCTGAGCGACGACCCGCTGGGCGGGACGGTGCGCCGTACCGTGCTGCCCAGCGGGCTGCGCGTGCTCACCGAGGCGATCCCCGCGATGCGCAGCGTGTCGTTCGGCATCTGGGTGTCCGTCGGCTCCCGCGACGAGACCGGCCCCCAGGCCGGTGCCGCGCACTTCCTGGAGCACCTGCTCTTCAAGGGCACCCACAAGCGCACCGCCCTGGAGATCTCCGCCGAGATCGAGGCGGTGGGCGGCGAGACGAACGCCTTCACCACGAAGGAATACACCTGCTACTACGCCCGCGTGCTGGACGAGGACCTGCCGCTGGCCATCGACGTCATGTGCGACGCGGTCGCCGACTCGCTGCTGGAGCCGGCCGACGTGGAGACCGAGCGCGGCGTCATCCTCGAAGAGATCGCCATGCACGACGACGAGCCCGGCGACGAGGTGCACGACCTGTTCACCCGCGTCGTCTACGGCGACCATCCCCTCGGCCGGCTGATCTCCGGCACGGAGGAGACGGTCACCCCGATGACCCGCCGGCAGATCCAGGACTTCTACCGCCGCCACTACACCGCGCCGCAGATCGTGGTCGCCGCCGCCGGCAACCTCGACCACGCCGTCGTGGTCCGGCTGGTCCGCGAGGCGCTCGCCGGCACCCCGCTGGACACCGACCCGGCCGCGCCGGCCCCGCACCGGCCGGCCACCCCGGTCGTACGCGTGCAGCCCGCGGCCACCCTGGTCGAGCCGAAGGAGACCGAGCAGGCGCACGTCGTCCTCGGCTGCCCCGGCATCGACCGCGTCGACGGGCGGCGCTTCGCCCTCGGGGTGCTCAACAACGTCCTCGGCGGCGGCATGTCCAGCCGCCTGTTCCAGGAGATCCGGGAGCGGCGCGGCCTGGCCTACTCGGTCTACTCCTATGCCAGCCAGTACGCCGACAGCGGCGTGTTCGCCGTGTACGCCGGGTGCGCCCCCGGCAAGGTCGACGAGGTGCTGGAGCTGACCCGCGCCGAGCTGCGCCGGGTGGCCGCCGACGGGCTGACGGAGGCCGAGGTGGCCCGGGGCAAGGGGATGAGCAAGGGCTCGTTCGTGCTGGGCCTGGAGGACACCGGCTCCCGGATGAGCCGGCTGGCCAAGGGCGAGCTGCTCTACGGCGACCTGATGCCGGTGGACGAGCTGCTGGCCCGCGTCGACGCGGTGACCGTGGCCGACGTGAACACCCTCGCCGCCGAGCTGCTGACCCAGCCGATGTCCCTGGCCGTCGTCGGGCCGTTCGGCGAGCGCGACTTCTCCGCCTGA
- a CDS encoding MATE family efflux transporter codes for MTQPVPAPAPSAGASPRRIAALALPALVVLAAEPLYVLVDTAVIGHLGRVPLAALAVSGTVLTLIAWLGTVLAYGITGRAARRFGAGDRAGAVAEGVQASWLAFGAGVLVAAGMQLGAGPLAEALAGPGEVADAAARWLRVAALGAPGLLLAAAGNGWLRGVQDTRRPLWFVLGPNLLSALLCVLLVYPVGWGLTGSAVANAVAQTVSGVLFAAALARERVPLRPRLRVIRQQLLLSRDLLVRGVAFQASFLSATAVAARFGAAAVGGHQIAVQLWFFTALVLDALAIAAQALIGAALGAGDSAGARALARRMALLGAVCGVAFAALIAAGAGIVPGLFSSDAQVRGQAMVAWPWLVALQPIGGVVFALDGVLIGAGDVRYLRNLTIVAALGGFLPAIWLAYAFDLGLGGIWAGLTLFVLLRLAALLLRLRSGGWAVVGAVRGM; via the coding sequence ATGACTCAACCCGTCCCTGCCCCCGCCCCGTCCGCCGGCGCGTCGCCGCGCCGGATCGCCGCGCTCGCCCTGCCCGCGCTCGTGGTGCTCGCCGCCGAGCCGCTCTACGTGCTGGTCGACACGGCGGTCATCGGCCACCTGGGCCGGGTGCCGCTGGCCGCGCTCGCCGTCTCCGGCACCGTGCTGACCCTGATCGCCTGGCTCGGCACCGTCCTGGCGTACGGGATCACCGGGCGGGCCGCCCGCCGCTTCGGCGCCGGGGACCGCGCCGGCGCCGTCGCCGAGGGGGTCCAGGCGTCCTGGCTCGCGTTCGGCGCCGGGGTGCTGGTCGCGGCCGGCATGCAGCTCGGCGCGGGCCCGCTGGCCGAGGCGCTCGCCGGCCCCGGAGAGGTCGCCGACGCGGCGGCGCGGTGGCTGCGGGTCGCCGCGCTCGGCGCGCCCGGCCTGCTGCTCGCCGCCGCGGGCAACGGCTGGCTGCGCGGCGTGCAGGACACCCGCCGGCCGCTGTGGTTCGTGCTCGGCCCCAACCTGCTCTCCGCCCTGCTCTGCGTCCTGCTGGTCTATCCGGTCGGCTGGGGGCTGACCGGCTCGGCGGTGGCCAACGCGGTGGCACAGACCGTCTCCGGCGTCCTGTTCGCCGCCGCCCTGGCCCGCGAGCGGGTGCCGCTGCGCCCCCGGCTGCGGGTGATCCGCCAGCAACTGCTGCTCAGCCGGGACCTGCTGGTGCGGGGCGTCGCCTTCCAGGCCAGCTTCCTGTCCGCCACCGCCGTGGCCGCCCGGTTCGGGGCGGCGGCTGTCGGCGGGCACCAGATCGCCGTACAACTGTGGTTCTTCACCGCCCTGGTGCTCGACGCCCTCGCGATCGCCGCGCAGGCGCTGATCGGTGCGGCGCTCGGGGCCGGCGACTCCGCCGGGGCGCGGGCCCTGGCCCGGCGGATGGCGCTGCTCGGCGCGGTCTGCGGGGTGGCGTTCGCGGCGCTCATCGCCGCCGGGGCCGGCATCGTGCCCGGCCTGTTCAGCTCCGACGCCCAGGTGCGCGGGCAGGCGATGGTCGCCTGGCCGTGGCTGGTGGCGTTGCAGCCGATCGGCGGCGTGGTGTTCGCCCTCGACGGGGTGCTGATCGGCGCGGGTGACGTCCGCTACCTGCGCAACCTCACGATCGTCGCCGCCCTCGGCGGTTTCCTGCCGGCGATCTGGCTGGCGTACGCGTTCGACCTCGGCCTCGGCGGCATCTGGGCCGGGCTGACGCTGTTCGTGCTGCTGCGGCTGGCGGCCCTGCTGCTGCGGCTGCGCTCCGGCGGCTGGGCGGTCGTCGGCGCCGTGCGGGGGATGTAA
- a CDS encoding DUF6186 family protein, whose protein sequence is MRALAIGGFLTALTLFAAVEWAARRPGSRIPSLADVCAYVMRYEVGPVPVGRIGLFGFWWWLGWHFLAR, encoded by the coding sequence ATGCGGGCCCTCGCCATCGGCGGCTTCCTCACCGCCCTGACGCTCTTCGCCGCCGTCGAGTGGGCGGCCCGCCGCCCCGGCTCGCGCATCCCGTCGCTGGCCGATGTCTGCGCCTACGTCATGCGCTACGAGGTGGGCCCGGTCCCCGTCGGCCGGATCGGCCTGTTCGGCTTCTGGTGGTGGCTCGGCTGGCACTTCCTCGCCCGCTGA
- the rpsO gene encoding 30S ribosomal protein S15 produces the protein MALDQEAKAKIRAEYATAEGDTGSPEVQVAVLTKRIAELTEHLKVHKHDHHSRRGLLLLVGRRRRLLNYVQKKDINRYRSLIERLGLRR, from the coding sequence ATGGCGCTCGACCAGGAAGCCAAGGCCAAGATCCGCGCGGAGTACGCGACCGCCGAGGGCGACACCGGCTCGCCGGAGGTGCAGGTCGCGGTCCTCACCAAGCGGATCGCCGAGCTCACCGAGCACCTGAAGGTGCACAAGCACGACCACCACAGCCGCCGCGGGCTGCTGCTGCTGGTCGGCCGTCGCCGTCGGCTGCTCAACTACGTCCAGAAGAAGGACATCAACCGCTACCGGTCGCTCATCGAGCGGCTCGGCCTGCGCCGATGA
- a CDS encoding DHH family phosphoesterase, translating to MTDPAAGAAGTGPDEADWAAAVAAVRDLPADAQVQLICHVNPDGDALGSMLGFGLGLRQLGVRQLRATFPGPPEVPEPFRALPGLDLLVAEQDAYPAPDLVVCFDAASESRLGGLVDRLATAGTALVLDHHASNTMFGGINLVDPRAAATSVVAEELLARLGVRLDAGIAEGLYVALTTDTGSFRFEATTPAVHELAARLLATGIRPGDISRRVFDTRPFGAVRLFGEVMCRARLEPAAAGGNGLVWTYATLDDLARHDQRPYVLEALIDSVRCTAEADVSCVVKQVRPDEWAVSMRSKGAVDVSRVAVALGGGGHKFAAGFTGRGSVDDVVASIRAELDKALIGA from the coding sequence GTGACCGACCCGGCGGCCGGCGCGGCCGGCACCGGGCCCGACGAGGCCGACTGGGCGGCGGCCGTGGCGGCCGTACGCGACCTGCCGGCCGACGCGCAGGTCCAGCTCATCTGCCACGTCAACCCCGACGGCGACGCGCTCGGCAGCATGCTCGGCTTCGGGCTGGGGCTGCGCCAGCTCGGCGTTCGCCAGCTCCGGGCGACCTTCCCCGGCCCGCCGGAGGTGCCGGAGCCGTTCCGCGCGCTGCCCGGCCTCGACCTGCTGGTCGCCGAGCAGGACGCGTACCCGGCGCCGGACCTGGTCGTCTGCTTCGACGCGGCGAGCGAGTCGCGGCTCGGCGGCCTGGTCGACCGGCTCGCCACGGCCGGCACGGCGCTGGTGCTCGACCACCACGCGTCGAACACCATGTTCGGCGGGATCAACCTCGTCGACCCCCGGGCCGCGGCCACCTCCGTGGTGGCCGAGGAGCTGCTGGCCCGCCTCGGGGTGCGGCTGGACGCGGGGATCGCCGAGGGCCTCTACGTCGCCCTGACCACCGACACCGGGTCGTTCCGGTTCGAGGCGACCACCCCGGCGGTGCACGAGCTGGCGGCGCGGCTGCTGGCCACCGGCATCCGCCCCGGCGACATCTCCCGCCGGGTCTTCGACACCCGGCCCTTCGGGGCGGTGCGGCTCTTCGGCGAGGTGATGTGCCGGGCCCGCCTGGAGCCGGCGGCGGCCGGGGGCAACGGCCTGGTCTGGACGTACGCCACGCTCGACGACCTGGCCCGGCACGACCAGCGGCCGTACGTGCTGGAGGCCCTGATCGACTCGGTGCGGTGCACCGCCGAGGCGGACGTGAGCTGCGTGGTCAAGCAGGTCCGCCCCGACGAGTGGGCCGTCTCGATGCGCAGCAAGGGCGCGGTGGACGTGAGCCGGGTCGCGGTCGCGCTCGGCGGCGGCGGGCACAAGTTCGCGGCCGGCTTCACCGGCCGGGGCAGCGTCGACGACGTGGTGGCCAGCATCCGCGCCGAGCTGGACAAGGCGCTGATCGGGGCGTAG
- a CDS encoding DUF503 domain-containing protein → MFTGTVVFDLLLPGDSRSLKAKRSYVRPIVAALRRFEVSAAEVGALDLHGRAEIAVAVVAAEGAHVREVLDSCERLVAGRPEVELLSARRRLYGDDD, encoded by the coding sequence ATGTTCACCGGAACCGTGGTCTTCGACCTGCTGCTGCCGGGCGACTCCCGGTCGCTCAAAGCCAAGAGATCCTACGTACGGCCGATCGTGGCGGCGCTGCGCCGCTTCGAGGTGTCGGCCGCCGAGGTGGGGGCGCTCGACCTGCACGGTCGGGCGGAGATTGCCGTGGCCGTGGTGGCCGCGGAGGGCGCGCACGTGCGCGAGGTGCTCGACTCCTGCGAGCGCCTGGTGGCGGGCCGCCCGGAGGTCGAGCTGCTGTCGGCCCGTCGACGCCTCTACGGCGACGACGACTGA